A segment of the Alkalispirillum mobile genome:
GCTGCGCGGCGACGATATATACGGCTTCAGTCATGGTTGTTCACTCCTCCATTCGATCACCGGGCCGGCTCAGTTGCGCAGCGGCTTGCCCGTTTTAAGCATGTGGACGATTCGCTCGCGGGTCTTGTCAGTGCGCAGCAGTTCCACGAAGGGCTCCCGCTCCAGCTTCAGCAGCCAGGCCTCGGGTACCGTGCTGCCCGCCTCCACCTCGCCCCCGCAAAGGGCGGCGGCGGCACGCTCGGCCACGGCGTAGTCGTGGTCGGAGATGAACCCGCCGGCGTGCATGTTGACCAGCTGCGCCTTCAGGTTCGCCAGCCCCGCCTTGCCCGCCACCCGCACCGGTGTCTCCAGTGGCGGCCGGTAGCCCGCCTCGGCCAGCGCCCGGGCGTGGGCGTGGGCCACGTGCAGGATCTCGTGCGGGTTGAGCACCACGGTATCGGACGGCCGCAGCAGACCGAGGCGCCGGGCCTCCACCGCGCTGCCGGCGACCTTGCCCATGGCGATGGTCTCGAAGTAGTTGCGGATGAAGGGGAAGACGTCACCGTCCGGGGTGAGCGCCGAGGCGCGGCGGGCCAGCTCCTTGCAGCCACCGCCGGCGGGGATCAGCCCGACCCCGGCCTCCACCAGGCCCATGTAACTCTCCAGGGCCGCCACCACGTGGTCGCAATGCATGACGAACTCGCAGCCCCCGCCCAGGGCCATGCCGCGCACCGCCCCCACCACCGGGATGCGGGCCTGGCGCAGGCACTCGGTGGCCTGCTGGAAGCGCGCCACCATGTCGGCCAGGGCGTCGTAGTCCCCCCACTCCAGGGCACCCACGACCTGCTTGAGGTTGGCGCCCACGCTGAACGGCGCCTTGGACTGCCAGAGGACCAGCGCCCGGTAGCGCCCCTCGGCCTTGGCCACCGCCTCCAGCACGCCCGCCAGCACGTCGTCGCCGATAGCGTGCTGCGGGCTGCGGAAGCTGAGGATGCCCACGTCCGCCTGCAGGTGCCAGAGGCGGACCGCGTCGGTCTCGAAGGTGGTGACTCCGGTCTCCTGTTCGGCCTCGCCCAGCACCCGGTCCGGGAAATACTGGCGCTGGTAGACCGGGAGGTCGGAGCGCGGCTGCCAGTTGTGGCCACGGGCACTCCAGGACGCTTCCGGGCGATGCACCCCATCCACCTGCGCCACCCACTCCGGCAGCGGTGCATCCACCAGCGCCCGGCCGGCGTCGATATCCGCACGGATCCAGTCGGCGACCCGTCGCCAGCCGGCCGCCTGCCAGGTCTCGAACGGCCCCAGCTTCCAGCCGAAGCCCCAGCGCATGGCCAGGTCCAGGTCGCGGGCGTTGTCCGCGATATCGCCCAACCAGTAGGCGGCGTAGTGGAAGACGTCGCGCTGGATGGCCCACAGGAACTGCGCCTGGGGGTGGTCGCTGTCGTGCAGGGCCGCCAGCTTCTTCGCCGGATCGCGCTCGGCCAGGATCGCCTGCAACGCCTCGTCGGCCTGCTGCCGGGCCGGTCGGTAGTCGCCGCGCTCCGGATCGAAGACCTGGATCGCCTTGCCCTCTTTCCGATAGACACCACGGCGGGTCTTCTGCCCCAGCGCACCTTGCGCCACCAGACCGTCCAACCAGTCGGGCAGGCGGATATAGGCCTGCCAGGGATCCGCCTCCAGCAGCTTGGCGGAGCCGGTCACCACGTGCTGCAGGGTGTCCAGGCCTACCACGTCGGCGGTACGGAAGGTGGCCGACTTGGGCCGGCCGATGGCCGGACCGGTGAGCGCGTCCACCACGTCTGCCGGGATGCCCAGCCGCTCGGCGTGGTGCAGGGTGGCGGCGATGGAAAACACGCCGATGCGGTTGGCCACGAAGTTGGGGGTGTCCTCGGCACGGAGCACCCCCTTGCCCAGGGTACCCACCAGGAAGCTTTCCAGATCGTCGAGCACCTCGGACCGGGTGGCCCGACTGGGGATCAGCTCCACCAGCGGCATGTACCGCGGCGGGTTAAAGAAGTGCACGCCGCAGAACCGCTCGCGCACGGCGTCGGGCAGCACCTCGGCCAGGGCGTTGATGGACAAGCCGGAGGTGTTGCTGGCCAGCAGCACGCCCTCGGGCAGGTGGGGCGCGATGCGGGCGAACAGATCGCGCTTCAAGTCCAGCCGTTCGGCGATGGCCTCGATCACGAAGTCGCAATCGGCGAGCTGGTCCAGCCCGGTTTCGTAGTTGGCCGGCACGATGCGTTCGGCCACCGCCGGCTCTGCCAGCGGGGTGGGTTGGGCCTTGCGCAGGCCCTGGATGGCCTTGCGGGCATGGGCATCCGGGTCGCCGCCCTCGGCGGGCAGTTCGAAGAGCACCGCCTCCACGCCGGCGTTGACGAGGTGGGCGGCAATCTGCGCGCCCATCACCCCGGCGCCGAGCACGGCGGCGCGGCGGATCTGGCGGGGCCGCTGGGCGACGCCGGCATCGCCACCGGGCGCCATCCTTGTCTTCAGCACTGAACTCATCTTCTCCTCCATCGGTGTTGTCGTGGGCCGGACGGCGGCATCACTGCCCGGATTGGCCGGAGGCACCGGCCGGGCTGGCGTGCCCGGCATAAAGCGCCTCCAGCTCGTCGTGGAACTGGTGCGTGATCTGGGCGCGCTTGAGCTTGAGGGTGGGGGTCAGCATGGCGTTGTCCACGCTCCACGGCTCCGGCAGCACGCGCAGTCGCCGTACCTGGGCGTAACCGGGAAAGGCGTGCAGCAGGTCCGCCACGCGCGATAGCAGGCAGGCCTCCACCTGCGGGTCCTCGCGGGCCGCCCCGATGGCCTCCGGCAGGCCGTGCGCCCGGGCCACGCCGGGCCAGGCGGCCTCGTTGAGCACCACCAGCGCCCCCAGGTAGGGCCGGCCCTCACCGACCACCATGACCTGCTCGAACACCGGGTCGTTGGCGATGGCCAGCTCCATGTCCGCCGGCGGCACCTTCTCGCCGTTGGCCATGACGATGATCTCCTTGAGGCGGCCGGTGATGGTGATGCGACCGGCCTCGTCCAGGCGGGCCTGGTCACCGGTGTGCAACCAGCCCTCGCGGTCCAGGGCCGCCCGGGTGGCCTCGGGATTGTTCCAGTAGCCGAGCATCACGTTGGGGCCGCGGACCTGCAGCTCGTCCTGTTCGCCGATGCGCACCTCCACGCCGGGGAGCGGTTTACCCACGGTACCGGGCCGGTTGTCCTCCAGCGTATTGACGGCGATCACCGGGCTGGTTTCGGTGAGCCCGTAACCCTCGAGCACCGGCACCCCCAAAGAGAGAAAGAGCTGGGCCACGTCCCGGCTCAGCGGGGCCCCCCCGCTGATGGCCACCCGCAGCCGGCCGCCCAGCCGCGCGGTGACCTTTCCCGCCACCAGCTTGTTCAACAGTGGCCAGCCCAGCTCCTTCGGGTGCCAGCCCCGCAGCCCCTGCCCCCGCTGGTAACGCTGCCAGCCCACGTTGACGGCGCTGTGGAACAGCCGGCGGGCCAGGGGCGATTTCTCGCGCAGCCCCTCCTGGATTCGGCCGTAGACCCGCTCGTAGATGCGCGGCACGCTTACCAGCGCAGTGGGACGATGCGTGGCCAGGTCCTCGGGCAGGTCCGGTACCGACCGGGCGTAGGCCACGGTGGAGCCGGTCATGATCGGCAGGTAATAGCCGATGGTGCGCTCCAGGGTGTGGGACAGGGGCAGAAAGGACAGGAACAGATCGTCCGGGTAGATCGCGATACGCTGCAGCCCGGCGTGGGCGTTCTCCAGCATGTTGTGGTGGCTGAGCATCACCCCCTTGGGCCGGCCGGTGGAGCCGGAGGTGTAGACGATGGAGGCCAGGGCGTGGCCGTCGCGGGGCGGTTCGGGCAGCGCCTCATCTTCCGTCGCCCGCTCCAGCCAGACCTGCAGGGCCGTCACCGCTCCCTGATCATCCGCCGGGGCCATGCCCCGCGTCACCACCACGCGCTGCAGGGCGTTGAGCCGGTGGCCGCCGCGCTGGATGGCGTGCCAGGTCTCTGCCTGTTCCAGGATCAGCAGCCGGGCCCCGCAATCATCCAGAATGTAGGCCACGTTGTCCGGCCGGTCGCTGGTGTACAGCGGCACCACCACCAGGCCGAGCGCCAGGGCGGCCTGGTCAAACAGCACCCACTGCCAGCTGTTCGGCAACATCACCGCCACGGTATCGCCGCGCCCCAGCCCCTCACCGGCCAGGGCTGCCTGCCAGCGGCGCACGGCGTCGGCGGTCTCCTGCCAGGAAAAGGTCTGCCAGGCCTGGCGGGCATAGTCGTACTGGCGGTACGCCGGGGCATCGGGGCTACGGCGCACCCGTTCCAAAAACAGGCGGTGCAGGGTGCCCACCCCCTTGGGTTCGATGTAGTCGGTCTCTGGTTCCACGGTCTCCTCCTGGCGCTTCGTTCTTTTGTTTTGCGGGCTGTCTTGTGCAACCTCTGAGTAAGCGCTATTAAAACGTTTGTTTTACTTCTGTCCGAAAAAAATCCCGCCGCTGCGGGCCGGTCTCAGTCCGACCCGAGCGCCGCCTCAGCTGCGCCCTCCTCCAGGGCCTGCTGTAACTCTGGCGGCAACGGCGCCTGCAAGCCACCCGCCAGGAAGGGCACCATCCTGCGGATGATCTCCTGCGGGTCATCGGGGTTCGCGCCCCGGCTCGCCGCCAGCACCTGCATCATGTCGTTGCCCGCCATTACGTAGGACATGACGCCGACCATGAAGTGCAAGCGCCAGTACAGCTCACCCTTGGGCAGCTCCGGCAACACCTCACGGAACGCCGGCTTGAACCGGCTCACCAACCCCTCGTTGGCCTGCCGCATGTGGTCGTGGAGGAAGTTGGCGTGCTCCGTGTAGGTACGCCCCATCAGGCGCACGAACCGGCCGCCCCCGGCACCGTCGCGGCTCAGCTCCAGCGGGGGGCCGATGAACGCTTCGATCAGCCCCTCCAGCGTCAGGTCGCCGCTGCGCTCCAGCCGGTCCAGCCGACGGATACGCTCGCGGTTCAGCGGCTCCAGCCGCCGGGCCAGCACTGCCTTGATCAGCCCCTCCTTGGAGCCGAAGTGGTAATTGACCGCGGCCAGGTTCACCTCGGCCTGGGAGGTGATCTGGCGCAGCGAGGTCTGCCCCAGGCCGCGCTCTGCGAACAGCCGCTCGGCGGTATCGAGTATGCGCTCCTTGGTGTCGGTGGCTTCGCTCATGGTGGCTTCCGCGTCTTAAACGTACGTTTATTTATAGTCATCCCT
Coding sequences within it:
- a CDS encoding 3-hydroxyacyl-CoA dehydrogenase/enoyl-CoA hydratase family protein gives rise to the protein MSSVLKTRMAPGGDAGVAQRPRQIRRAAVLGAGVMGAQIAAHLVNAGVEAVLFELPAEGGDPDAHARKAIQGLRKAQPTPLAEPAVAERIVPANYETGLDQLADCDFVIEAIAERLDLKRDLFARIAPHLPEGVLLASNTSGLSINALAEVLPDAVRERFCGVHFFNPPRYMPLVELIPSRATRSEVLDDLESFLVGTLGKGVLRAEDTPNFVANRIGVFSIAATLHHAERLGIPADVVDALTGPAIGRPKSATFRTADVVGLDTLQHVVTGSAKLLEADPWQAYIRLPDWLDGLVAQGALGQKTRRGVYRKEGKAIQVFDPERGDYRPARQQADEALQAILAERDPAKKLAALHDSDHPQAQFLWAIQRDVFHYAAYWLGDIADNARDLDLAMRWGFGWKLGPFETWQAAGWRRVADWIRADIDAGRALVDAPLPEWVAQVDGVHRPEASWSARGHNWQPRSDLPVYQRQYFPDRVLGEAEQETGVTTFETDAVRLWHLQADVGILSFRSPQHAIGDDVLAGVLEAVAKAEGRYRALVLWQSKAPFSVGANLKQVVGALEWGDYDALADMVARFQQATECLRQARIPVVGAVRGMALGGGCEFVMHCDHVVAALESYMGLVEAGVGLIPAGGGCKELARRASALTPDGDVFPFIRNYFETIAMGKVAGSAVEARRLGLLRPSDTVVLNPHEILHVAHAHARALAEAGYRPPLETPVRVAGKAGLANLKAQLVNMHAGGFISDHDYAVAERAAAALCGGEVEAGSTVPEAWLLKLEREPFVELLRTDKTRERIVHMLKTGKPLRN
- a CDS encoding AMP-dependent synthetase/ligase encodes the protein MEPETDYIEPKGVGTLHRLFLERVRRSPDAPAYRQYDYARQAWQTFSWQETADAVRRWQAALAGEGLGRGDTVAVMLPNSWQWVLFDQAALALGLVVVPLYTSDRPDNVAYILDDCGARLLILEQAETWHAIQRGGHRLNALQRVVVTRGMAPADDQGAVTALQVWLERATEDEALPEPPRDGHALASIVYTSGSTGRPKGVMLSHHNMLENAHAGLQRIAIYPDDLFLSFLPLSHTLERTIGYYLPIMTGSTVAYARSVPDLPEDLATHRPTALVSVPRIYERVYGRIQEGLREKSPLARRLFHSAVNVGWQRYQRGQGLRGWHPKELGWPLLNKLVAGKVTARLGGRLRVAISGGAPLSRDVAQLFLSLGVPVLEGYGLTETSPVIAVNTLEDNRPGTVGKPLPGVEVRIGEQDELQVRGPNVMLGYWNNPEATRAALDREGWLHTGDQARLDEAGRITITGRLKEIIVMANGEKVPPADMELAIANDPVFEQVMVVGEGRPYLGALVVLNEAAWPGVARAHGLPEAIGAAREDPQVEACLLSRVADLLHAFPGYAQVRRLRVLPEPWSVDNAMLTPTLKLKRAQITHQFHDELEALYAGHASPAGASGQSGQ
- a CDS encoding TetR/AcrR family transcriptional regulator; this encodes MSEATDTKERILDTAERLFAERGLGQTSLRQITSQAEVNLAAVNYHFGSKEGLIKAVLARRLEPLNRERIRRLDRLERSGDLTLEGLIEAFIGPPLELSRDGAGGGRFVRLMGRTYTEHANFLHDHMRQANEGLVSRFKPAFREVLPELPKGELYWRLHFMVGVMSYVMAGNDMMQVLAASRGANPDDPQEIIRRMVPFLAGGLQAPLPPELQQALEEGAAEAALGSD